From Orcinus orca chromosome 3, mOrcOrc1.1, whole genome shotgun sequence, a single genomic window includes:
- the CSF2 gene encoding granulocyte-macrophage colony-stimulating factor — translation MWLQNLLLLSTVVCSTSAPTHPPSPATRPWQHVDAIKEALSILNHSKDTAAVMDETTEVISEMFDSQEPTCLQTRLELYKQGLRGSLTSLEGPLTMMASHYKQHCPPTQETSCETQIITFKSFKENLKDFLFTIPFDCWEAVQK, via the exons ATGTGGCTGCAGAACCTGCTTCTCCTGAGCACTGTGGTCTGCAGCACCTccgcacccacccacccacccagccctgccacccGGCCCTGGCAGCATGTGGATGCCATCAAGGAAGCCCTGAGCATTCTGAACCACAGTAAAGACACTGCTGCTGTGATG GATGAAACAACAGAAGTCATCTCTGAAATGTTTGACTCCCAG GAGCCGACATGCCTGCAGACTCGCCTGGAGCTGTACAAGCAGGGCCTGCGGGGCAGCCTCACTAGTCTCGAGGGCCCCTTGACCATGATGGCCAGCCACTACAAGCAGCACTGCCCCCCCACTCAG gaaACTTCTTGTGAAACCCAGATTATCACCTTTAAAAGTTTCAAAGAGAACCTGAAGGATTTTCTTTTTACCATCCCCTTTGACTGCTGGGAGGCAGTCCAGAAGTGA